The following proteins are encoded in a genomic region of Desulfuribacillus stibiiarsenatis:
- a CDS encoding DUF2809 domain-containing protein — translation MLKRNRIMYATFVCIVILLGLASRAFPLDWWGDQYIGDVLWALMVFYLFATVFHRKDTYWIAVVAIGFAFAIEISQLYQGDWINSIRYTRVGGLILGYGFLWSDLVAYIVGVSIGAISDRYLYKSEG, via the coding sequence TGTATTGTCATTCTTTTAGGCCTTGCTTCTAGGGCGTTTCCTTTGGATTGGTGGGGTGACCAATATATAGGCGATGTACTATGGGCTCTGATGGTATTCTATTTATTCGCAACAGTTTTCCATAGAAAAGATACCTATTGGATTGCAGTAGTCGCTATAGGTTTTGCATTTGCCATTGAGATCAGTCAGTTGTATCAAGGGGACTGGATAAACTCCATTCGGTACACTAGAGTTGGTGGACTTATTTTAGGGTATGGATTTTTATGGTCGGATTTAGTTGCTTATATTGTAGGGGTTTCCATCGGTGCTATTTCTGATCGATATTTATATAAAAGTGAGGGGTAA